In Mycolicibacterium aubagnense, the DNA window GAGGAATACCCGGCGGTGACCGGCTTGGTGGTCGGTGTCGGTGGCCGACAGGTGTTCGTGTCCGCCGACATCGTGCGGTCGCTTTCCGAGCACCAGGTGGATCTGACCAAGAACAAGGTCGACCTGCGCACGTTCGGTCGGCGCGACGGCGAATACCTGCTCAAAGCCGACGTGCTCGATCACCGGTTCATCGATGTGCCGAACGCAGAACTGCTGCGCGCCTACGACATTGAGCTCGAAGACACCGGCGCCGGCTGGGTGCTGGCGCGCTTGGATACTCGCCGCCCGGCCCGATTCTTCGGTCTGATCAAGTCTCACGGCGGGCACGCGGCGCGAGACTGGAAAGCGTTCGAGCCGATGATCGGCCACGACCAATCGATGCTCGTGCGCCGTGTTCAGGGCCGGGTGCACACCCTCAAGCCGGCGCAAATTGCCGATCTGCTCGAAGACGCGACCGCGGCTGAAGGCGGCGAGATTCTGGAGCGGGTGCGCTCCAATCCCGAGCTGGAAGCCGATGTGTTCGAAGAACTCGATCCCGAGAAAGCGAGCAAGCTGTTCGATGACATGCCCGACACCGAGGTCGCTGGGGTGCTCGGGCGGATGCGTGCCGATGACGCCGCCGACGCGGTGTCCGATCTGCGCCAGTCGCGGCGCCGCAGGGTGCTGGACCTACTGCCAGCGGCGCAGCGCACCAAGGTCGTCACGTTGATGGGTTTCAACCCCGATTCCGCGGGCGGTTTGATGAACATCGATATCGCCACATGCCCGTTGGAAAGCACTGCCGCACAGGCGCTGTCGGTGATCGCCGAGGCCCGCACCCTGCAGCCTGAAGCGCTGCTCAAGATGCATGTGCTGGGAGCCGACGGCCAGCTTGCGGGGGTGGTGTCGGTGATCGTGCTGCTACAGGCCGATCCCGGCGCCGACGTCACCGCGCTGATGGACACCGACCCAGTGCGGGTCGGTCCGGATGCCGACCTGACCGACATCGCGTTGCTGATGTCGGACTTCAACCTGGCCACCGTGCCGGTGGTCGACGAGGGCGACCACGTCCTGGGCGTGGTGACCTACGACGACGTTCTGGAAGCACTCATCCCCGAAGACTGGCGCCGCCGCGAACCCGCGCCCCGGCCCATCCGCGACATCGGCACCACCGGTAACGGAGCGCAGTCATGATGACCAACAACACCCCCACCGCAGCCGGACAGCCATCAGGTGCGGCCAGCCCGGCACCGGCCGGGCCACCGAAATCACCACCACCGAGCGCGGTGCTGGACTCGGCACATCTCGGTGACATCGAGGGCGCGTTCGGCAAGATCAGTATCAGCGACCCCGACACCGGCTCCACCCTGAAAACCCGGCTGCTGACCTTGGCGGCCATCCTGGGTCCCGGCATCATCGTCATGGTCGGCGACAACGACGCCGGCGGCGTGGCCACCTACGCCCAGGCGGGACAGACCTACGGCTACAGCCTGCTGTGGACCCTGTTGCTCTTGATCCCGGTCCTGATCGTCAACCAGGAGATGGTGGTCCGCCTCGGCGCGGTCACCGGTGTCGGCCACGCCCGACTCATCAACGAGCGTTTCGGCCGCGGCTGGGGATGGTTCTCCGTCGGTGACCTATTCCTGTTGAACTTCCTGACCTTGGTCACCGAGTTCATCGGTATCGCCTTGGCGGCGGACTACTTCAACGTGTCCAAATACATCGTGGTCCCCACCGCCGCGGTCGCGTTGATCGCGATTATGGCCAGCGGCAGCTTCCGCCGGTGGGAACGGGCCATGTTCGTGTTCATCGCCATCACCCTGCTGCAACTACCCATGCTGCTGATGGCCCACCCACAGTGGGGCCATGCCGCGAAATCGTTTGTAGTACCAAGCATTTCCGGTGGCATCACCTCCGATGCGGTGTTGTTGATCATCGCGATCGTGGGTACCACCGTGGCCCCCTGGCAGCTGTTCTTTCAGCAGTCCAACATCGTCGACAAGCGCATCACCCGCGGTTCATCGGCTACGAACGCGCCGACACCGTGATCGGCGCCTTCGTCGTCATCATCGGCGCCGCGGCATTGGTGATGGTCGGCGACTTCGCCGCGCACGTATCCGGCAAGACCGACTTCGTCGACGCCGGCGATATCGCGCACCTGCTCGGCGCACACAGCCACGCGCTCGGCTCGATCTTCGCGATCGTTCTACTCGACGCATCCATCGTCGGCGCAGCGGCCGTCACATTGGCCAG includes these proteins:
- a CDS encoding magnesium transporter MgtE N-terminal domain-containing protein, whose amino-acid sequence is MVSRSGEPVGKVEDVIVRLGSSEEYPAVTGLVVGVGGRQVFVSADIVRSLSEHQVDLTKNKVDLRTFGRRDGEYLLKADVLDHRFIDVPNAELLRAYDIELEDTGAGWVLARLDTRRPARFFGLIKSHGGHAARDWKAFEPMIGHDQSMLVRRVQGRVHTLKPAQIADLLEDATAAEGGEILERVRSNPELEADVFEELDPEKASKLFDDMPDTEVAGVLGRMRADDAADAVSDLRQSRRRRVLDLLPAAQRTKVVTLMGFNPDSAGGLMNIDIATCPLESTAAQALSVIAEARTLQPEALLKMHVLGADGQLAGVVSVIVLLQADPGADVTALMDTDPVRVGPDADLTDIALLMSDFNLATVPVVDEGDHVLGVVTYDDVLEALIPEDWRRREPAPRPIRDIGTTGNGAQS